One genomic region from Jilunia laotingensis encodes:
- a CDS encoding ParA family protein — protein MGKIIALANQKGGVGKTTTTINLAASLATLEKKVLVVDADPQANASSGLGVDIKQSECTIYECIIDRANVQDAIHDTEIDSLKVISSHINLVGAEIEMLNLKNREKILKEVLSPLKEEYDFILIDCSPSLGLITINSLTAADSVIIPVQAEYFALEGISKLLNTIKIIKSKLNPALEIEGFLLTMYDSRLRQANQIYDEVKRHFQELVFKTVIQRNVKLSEAPSYGIPTILYDADSTGAKNHISLAQEIISKNCK, from the coding sequence ATGGGAAAAATTATTGCTTTGGCCAATCAAAAAGGCGGTGTAGGTAAAACAACGACTACGATTAATCTCGCAGCCTCGCTTGCCACGCTTGAAAAGAAAGTACTGGTGGTTGATGCCGACCCGCAGGCAAACGCTTCGTCCGGGTTGGGAGTAGATATCAAGCAATCGGAATGCACTATTTATGAATGCATTATAGACAGAGCCAATGTACAAGACGCTATCCATGACACTGAAATCGATTCGTTGAAAGTCATTTCTTCGCACATCAATCTGGTGGGAGCCGAAATAGAAATGCTCAACCTTAAAAACCGCGAAAAGATATTGAAAGAAGTACTAAGCCCATTAAAGGAGGAGTATGACTTTATCCTGATAGACTGCTCACCTTCACTCGGGCTCATCACAATCAATTCACTGACAGCAGCCGATTCGGTTATCATTCCGGTACAAGCCGAATATTTCGCACTTGAAGGGATCAGTAAATTGCTGAACACCATCAAAATTATCAAATCAAAGCTCAACCCGGCATTAGAGATCGAGGGATTCTTACTAACCATGTACGATTCACGTCTGCGCCAAGCCAATCAGATTTACGATGAAGTAAAACGCCACTTCCAGGAACTGGTGTTCAAAACTGTTATCCAACGTAACGTAAAACTGAGCGAAGCTCCCAGCTACGGCATACCGACCATTCTCTACGATGCCGACTCGACCGGAGCTAAAAATCATATATCCCTGGCTCAGGAAATCATTAGCAAAAACTGTAAATAA
- a CDS encoding ParB/RepB/Spo0J family partition protein — MATQKRNALGRGLDALLSMDEVKTEGSSSINEIELSKISVNPNQPRREFDETALQELADSIKEIGIIQPITLRKIDDDSYQIIAGERRYRASLKAGLQTIPAYIRTADDENVMEMALIENIQREDLNAVEIALAYQHLLEQYALTQERLSERVGKKRTTIANYLRLLKLPAPIQMALQNKQIDMGHARALITLGDPKLQVKIFEEIVEHGYSVRKVEEIVKSLNEGETIKSGARKITPKRSKLPEEFNMLKQHLSGFFNTKVQLTCSEKGRGRISIPFNNEEDLERIMEIFDSLKK, encoded by the coding sequence ATGGCTACACAAAAAAGAAATGCATTAGGTCGCGGGCTCGACGCCCTGCTTTCGATGGATGAGGTGAAAACCGAAGGCTCTTCGTCTATTAATGAAATAGAACTATCGAAAATCTCCGTCAATCCCAACCAGCCTCGTCGTGAATTTGACGAAACAGCTTTACAGGAGTTGGCCGATTCTATCAAGGAAATCGGAATCATCCAACCGATCACATTACGTAAAATCGATGACGACTCTTACCAGATCATCGCTGGCGAGCGTCGCTACCGGGCATCACTAAAAGCAGGACTGCAAACAATCCCTGCTTATATCCGTACGGCTGACGACGAGAACGTGATGGAAATGGCTCTGATTGAGAACATACAGCGTGAAGACCTTAACGCTGTAGAAATAGCCCTTGCCTACCAGCACTTATTGGAACAGTACGCACTGACACAAGAACGTCTCAGCGAACGCGTAGGCAAAAAACGCACTACTATCGCCAATTATCTGCGTCTGCTTAAACTCCCGGCACCAATACAGATGGCTTTACAGAACAAACAGATAGATATGGGACATGCCCGTGCCTTGATCACGCTGGGTGATCCTAAGTTACAGGTGAAAATTTTCGAAGAGATAGTAGAACACGGATACTCTGTGCGTAAAGTGGAAGAGATTGTGAAATCGCTCAATGAAGGTGAAACCATAAAAAGCGGTGCCCGCAAGATCACTCCCAAGCGCTCTAAGTTGCCCGAAGAGTTCAATATGTTGAAACAGCATTTATCGGGATTTTTTAATACCAAGGTACAACTCACCTGTTCCGAAAAAGGAAGAGGAAGAATCAGTATCCCCTTCAACAACGAAGAAGATCTGGAGCGTATCATGGAAATCTTCGACTCTTTAAAGAAATAA